In Sphaeramia orbicularis chromosome 5, fSphaOr1.1, whole genome shotgun sequence, the genomic stretch GCAGTTACACAACACATAGTACTGTTTGATGGTATCCagtgtctcctcctctctcttcagCTTAATGATGTTGGGGTCAGGCACGATGCGCTGAGCAAAGTTCCACACGGATTCTTCGAAGGTGGCAGAGAAAAGCAGCATCTGGCAATTTTTAGGCAGCATCCTGTGTGGTGGCAGAGAGAcagcttaaaaaaaagaaatatagacGATCCATTTTACTTCAGTTGTTTTCCTCTTCATGGTAGCTTTATCCTGACCTCTGGATTCGGATACTCTGGTCCTGGTGACCCTGTGTGGCGATCATGACGTCAGCCTCGTCCAGCACAAACACCTTGATCTTCTTGGGGTCTATGAACTTGAACTTAGTACACCAGTCCAACATGGTACCAGGTGTGCCAATAACTATCTGTTCCTGCAGCTTCATGCCCGCTGCACTGCAACATCAGAAAGACACAATTCATGAACACAAAGCCACGTCATAGCTGGGTTTTATATTAACAGCAACATCTGCTAAAAAAATAgaagttaaacagagaaaatgatgaaaacacagaaaatttgTGTTGTCTATTATTCAGTATAGTATAGATGCAGCAATGAAAAAAGCCTTACACTTATTTCCTCTGATAGCGTAGACTAATTTGACCTCAGGATAGTGTTTTCCCATTTGCTCGATTACCTTTCCAGTCTGAAGTGCTAGCTCATAGGTAGGTGACACACACAGGCACTGGAGAAGAGAAAAAAGGGATTATGGTTATTATTTACACCATATGGCatgtcactagggatgggaactgaAGCCTGGTATCAAACAGGCTCTGGGGCTGAATTATTAAAGATGAGAGCATTAATAAGTTCCAGCATTAACAGTTGTATCACTGCTGGAGAATTAAGAGtaagatttatttattcttaaagCCATCTATTATTGCTACATAAACACTGTGTTGCACATTTTTCTAAAGTAAATGGGAAAGCGTTCAGTTGGTGACACAAGTACTACAAAGTCAGCAAAAGTTCATCACACACAGTTTTAATCTTGGTTTTCCCTTGGATGTGACAAAATAAAATTCATCTTCACAATCAACTAAATACAAACATCACTTGAATATTAAGCATAacgtgcccgcacttgaaaaccctctgcCTTCAGCCCATGCCAAAGTTTTGGCACATACGGACGGACAACGAACTGATAACAATAACCAGTGGAGAGGGCTGAGGGTAAGAATGACCATTAACTAACTGACTGTTTAGCCATGGGAGTGTCATAGGAAACCACTGCCACACAGATCAGAGAAAGGTTGGCTTTAGAAGCAGTTAAAATATTGGTTAGAAAAAGTCCTACATCAAAATTTACACTAAAGCACAGCGGGAACGTTGATCATTTACCCGTGATTTTGAAGGAACTTTTCCTCTATCCCAAACTTTTCTGACAAAATACCTAATAGGGGgttggacttttcagattccccggAATTCTTGAGGGACAGGGCTGTGCGCTaaagaacactgattggtggaacacacttgcagcCTTCCAAAAATTTGTAAGTCATTGTGCATCTGTGTCTTTTCCTAGTAGATAATACGGGTTTATTTTTGTAATGTAGTAAAACACAACGAACAACAGTACTGGAGCGTCCTCCATCTTGGCGTATTGTACAAATAATGATGCAGGCCTGTCACTCACAGTTTATGGCTTCATCATGCTTGTTTGGCCTTCATAGTGCAGTTTCTTTTACCACTCCCACATGACATCAGCCTGGTTTAAATAGATTTTCCATAATTTTGAGATGCAGTGGAAGCATAAACCACACAGATGACCAGAAAGTCTTTTATCCAGGTAAGTAAATTCCCAGAAATCAAACTTCCTTGAAATATTGGTAGAAAATGTGCTACATTAAGTCATTGTTTATATTAGTTTCACGTTTCTATCATAAAATCTGTTTTTGATGGCGATTTGCACAAATCAACGATGCTGCAGTctcctaatgaaaaaaaaaagtaaaatgtacattatacagtcatggccaaaaattttggcagtgacacaTGCTGACTCTTTGCATACATATAATTTATTTGCCAATGAAAGCCTTTAAAACAAATGCTTATGAACATTCCTCAATTTACCAGTaagtgtggggggaaaaaaaaaaaatctacaaacctGAAATAGAAAAACATTTGGCTTGACTGCACATATGAtttaaatatgaaataatttaaacCGTAACCCTAGCCTAATGAAAAGAACAAGCATTATCAGCAAGAGTAGTAGTGGTTTTATTAAAAGCTTAATGATACCCATCCCTATATATCACAATTATGAACTTTTACTTTACATCCATttagagataatatacaaaaccaAAAGTTGTGAAAACAAACCTGGGGATATTTGTTGTTGGGATCTACGTGGCTGAGCATGGCAAGAACAAAGGCAGCTGTTTTTCCTGTTCCTGACTGTGACTGAGCGATCAAATTCTGTGGACTGGACAAAGCAGAAAATCAAAAGATATAGCAGAATTTGTATCAATAAGAACTGATGGAAGGGACATTAGGTTTATAAAAACTGATGTAACATAATACAAtcataaaatatacattatacatttgACATAATTAATGGGAGGGGAGCCAGACTGCTATGCTAAATGACTGAGATCCAGATTCAGGCAGTGATACTCACGGTTCAGCTAACATCATAGGTAAGGCAGTCTCCTGGATTTTAGATGGTCGGTTGAAACCCATGCCATACACACCTTGAAGCAACTGTGGTTTACTGCAAaggataaaaaataattttcagcaatatctatctatctatccatccatctatctatgaaTTTAGAAACATTAAAGAACCAAATTATTTTACCACTTGAACATATTTTGGTAAGGACATAATTCAGACATATAACAAGTAGCAACCCCAGAGCAGAACTGGTTCAGTCTTACATAAAATTTAACTAATACTCAAGGAATTAAAATTGTTTCTTCACATGAGATAATAAATAGACAATTAAATTTACTTACAGTCGTAGCTCCTCAAAAGATTTAACGGAGTTAAAGCGGAGAGTTTGGATCCTTTGAAGAACTTCCACTTGATTAGTGGTATTGACAAGATTACTTCGAATCAATTTGTTCAACagtgactgtgctgctttgtcctctggaaaaaaacaacacaagaaaaacaacatttaaataaactaaagagacattaaagattttttgaaAAAATACAGTCTGCAATGTCCAACACCTTAACCAGCAGGTGGTCTACAGTAAAGAGATGATACTTGCTCATATTGCTcacctttatcatcatcatctgagGTCTTGTTGTTTCCATCAACTTCTGACTTCGCAGCTGCACCACTTGAGTTTGTCCCTGCAAAATAAGTGTGGGaaacataaatggtgataataaaataatataataagcaGTAGCTACATGTTAAATTATAGAGTTTTACAAACGTACCGTTTTCCTCTGGTCTGTCTTTGATTTGCAGACTGCCAATCTGTAAGAAGGAGCACAGATTTACTGAACTGCTGTATTGTCATCACTTTAGGATCAGATTACAGAGGGATACTGGGGCTAAAATAAAGAACTGATCAACCCTAGAGCCATGTTGGAGCCTCATTTGCTTACAACCCGGCTAAGTGCTAAAGCTAGTGACTTACTAAGCACGCCAGTATCACGACTCAAGCTAAGTTAGCTCTGACGCCGAACCGGTATctactttaataaataaatgaaaacactaTTGAGCCAGGCTGTCATATGCGCTAATTCATGCCCCCGTAGAACTGTCATCAAATAATTCCAACACTGTAAATGTAGACTAAGTAACTGATTATTGTTAACAATGTAGTTAGCAGAGAAGGCCATAGCATCCTCTAAACATGCTAACAAGACGTTAGCTTATGTTGCGTAAGTTAACATTTACCGATTCCGCCGCAGCTTCTTGCTCGTCCACCGCCTGGGCCCAGGAGTCTGTAGCCATTGTGGAAGGTTTTTTTCACGGTAGTTATCACACACTGAATGAACGAACTAAGAAAGCTGGCTCAAAGTGAGGAGGACTCAGTAATGTAAAAGTAACTACTTCCACAATGGCGTGCCCAAACCGACTCCGCGCACTTGTGCAACCCTTCACATGTCCGAGTCGAATACATGTTCCAAATGACATTAGTTCCTAAATTAAATAGTTCTCTTTCATTTAAAGACTCTGGTACCTAAATAAAAAAGCAGTGCAGGCAATTTAAAAGATATAACAtgttattgaattaaaaaaaaaaaaaatcttaaaattccTTTTTTTACATGACATATCTAAGATTCAACAAAATGAGGGAAATGATGACATGTAACACCCGTATTAACCTGTAGGTGGCGGCAAAGAACCCTTGTGTTTGTCTATGCGTGTGGTTTACCGTTGCAGATCACACAAACGGAAAACAAAGGTgctgcatttttctgttttttcttttttatttcgaTCCAAGCAATAGACCGGGCACTGCACCTTCATGACAAAGAGTATAAACAGGATATGCAGGATTGAATTACCAAATAGGCAACTTAAACAACTAACCCAGAGTGTCAGACATTCAGGGACCTGATGGACCCAGAGAAACTGTGCCAAGGGTTTATAAAATTTAGACTGACTGCCAATTTTTGTGTAATATTCTTTGAAGAAATTTGTTAACTTTTAATTTCTTTTAAAGACTTGTGTTTGTGCCTAATCTTGAGGCCAGTCTTAAAGAAGGGATTGTGCTCTATTTCGAGGTCTTGTACAAGTACCTACCGATGATATTTGaaataatataatgagaatattcCAAAATATATTGCTGTGCAATCAAATGAAGACAAGCTAACTTTCAGGCTGGAACAGTATCCCCCATGTTTTGGGTTTATATAAGTTAAAATTTAATGATGTGTAAGATGTGAATGTTTTGCTATTGGAGTTATTGTGTTGTGCTATAAATGTTGTAAAGGTCTAAAGGCAATGACCTATCTGCATATCTGTATGTAGAGAATGCAACTGATTGCCTTAGACAAGACAAGATGCATGTGGAGGTGTAATGtcttgaataacatgcaaaaatgaATCTGCATGAAGTTTACTTCCAATTACCTCTTtcagtaaataaattaaaaaaccaGTCATTTGCCACCCTTAAATTACCTTGAACTTCTGACTTAAATGAGTCACTTAGATTTGCTCATTGAGATAACTGTTGTTTACTTGTAGAAAGAAAACCTTTCTTCACTTTAATCactacaaattattttttttgtgtgtgttttcacagtcCTGGTATGTGAAAAGGATTGGATAAATAGAATTCAGTGATTAGTGGGCCAAAATAATAAAACCCCCAAATTAAGGCAACTAGcgtatcatcattatcatcattaaacAGTATCAACCAGTACAGAAAAAGAGAAGCATAATCAAGAGTAAATAATCAAATCAAACAATCTGTGATACTTTCGCATTGGACACAAAATCCCATGAGTGTCTGCAATCTCTTTACTCAGTATTTGCGTCTGTGTCTTCTCCTGAAAGAGCCAAGTGGGATTAGCAGGATTGGTGTTGTGAGTGTGTCATAAGGAGCACAGCACTGAGAGCACAACTCTTCATTTGAAACCACAGCCTAGCTGAACTGTCTACTCATGTATCTCACTGTATTGGCACAGTTAGGTTTACTGTTGCAGTGGTGTTAACAACCAATGTTTCTAGCTTTGTTTGGTACTTTAGTCGAAAGCGGGCTATCAACCAGAGCCGGCCTCCACACCGGACCTTGGAGGATCACTCGGGGTCACCTCTGGAGCCAGACTTGCTGTGGCTGGCTGCTCCTTAATTGAATGCAGAATTGATTTCACACATTTCGCCTGTTCCActgggatagatagatagatgatgacAGTGGCTTTGGATTGTGCTGAAGGAGATTACATTGATCTCTGTTCCGCTGTCATCAAACGGTCAactctgctctgtgtgtgtgttgtgtgtgttgtgtgtgtgtgtgtgtggtgtgtgtgtgtgtgtggggtgtgtgtgtgggtgagggtgtgggtgtgtgtgtgtgcgtgtgtgtgtgtgtgtgtgcatcagtcCGTCAGTCatcttcatgtatgtgtgtgtaagtaaGTATGTGAGCCTAAGGGGAGCGTCACGTGTGTGTTTGCGACAGAGAGGATCGAGGAGTATCTTAGATCGTCAGTTTGGAGACAAATTTGTCAAAGGCTTGAAAGAGTAGAGTTTATTGTTGCCTCCAATCAGCTGCCTTGCTGGAGGTATCCATGGCAACTGAAAGAGTAAAAGTAAGGTTTGAGGTCTCCAGAGAATTTGGAAGAGACAAAGAGAAGGACTTTGTATTGCCACATAAGGACTCATTTCAAGCACTGAATATGACAGAAAGGATATCAAAGTAGAACACTCAACCCACGAATACATAAGATTGTTCAAACATTAGTCTGTGTTCATAAATATTTCAGCCTGGTGCTGTGAAGGGGTAAGGGTGATCTGtttcaaataaacaaataaaacaaataaaaaattaacacaTCGTTAGATAAGAATAACAGAAGAATTAAGCGGTGGAAGGAATAAAGCTAAAGCCTTTCTATGAATATGCAGCACATATATCTGaactggtttaatgtgaaaacagtggatattcacaagtaaaacctcTTAGTAGTCATCCCTCATTTCATTTTGTGGATTCAAAGTTGTGTTATGATTATTGGTCCTAAAAGAGGGAtgatattttatctttttttctagCAACTATATGTTTTATGGTATTGATAACCGAGATGATTTGAACAAGCTCTGTTTACAGTATATCACTGAGAAACTTTGcttaattacataaaaaaaaacaggggagGAAATCCTTGTTTACATATGTGAGCCCTAAAATATCTTTTAAAATTTTCTAAAATACTcctttacattatttttcagtcatatatTTAAGTAATGCTTAGATTATAAAGTAACTCTCTATTCATTTTGTGcaaaatgttttctttcttgttcttttctATTGTTTCTTAGCCTTAGGATATTATATGCAGCAAATTCTTTGGCAGAGGAGTATTTTCACAACTGTATTTTGTCATCAAGGTATATAATGTTCTGGAAAATACAGACTGAAGAGGCGAGAAAGGTGTCATAAAAACTCTCTGTTCGCCTCTGTAAACTGTGTACTGGTGCTGAGGAGACACTGTATAGACAGATGAGTGCGCCTGGTGATGGACTGGAAAAAGAGACTCTTTAGTGACAAC encodes the following:
- the ddx19b gene encoding ATP-dependent RNA helicase DDX19B; the protein is MATDSWAQAVDEQEAAAESIGSLQIKDRPEENGTNSSGAAAKSEVDGNNKTSDDDDKEDKAAQSLLNKLIRSNLVNTTNQVEVLQRIQTLRFNSVKSFEELRLKPQLLQGVYGMGFNRPSKIQETALPMMLAEPPQNLIAQSQSGTGKTAAFVLAMLSHVDPNNKYPQCLCVSPTYELALQTGKVIEQMGKHYPEVKLVYAIRGNKSGMKLQEQIVIGTPGTMLDWCTKFKFIDPKKIKVFVLDEADVMIATQGHQDQSIRIQRMLPKNCQMLLFSATFEESVWNFAQRIVPDPNIIKLKREEETLDTIKQYYVLCNCKEEKFQALCNIYGAITIAQAMIFCHTRKTAGWLAGELSREGHQVALLSGEMQVEQRAAVIERFRDGKEKVLVTTNVCARGIDVEQVSVVINFDLPVDKDGNPDNETYLHRIGRTGRFGKRGLAINMVDSKMSMNILNRIQEHFNKKIEKLNTDDLDEIEKIAS